AGGGCTAGGGATGCCGTCGCCATGCTGTGGCAGTCGATCAACGAGGCGATCAGGCCGCCGTAGACGTATCCCGGTACCGCCATGTGCTCGGGACGGGGGCGGAAGCGGGTCACCGTCCCCTCGCCGTCCCAGTGGGTCTTGAGGCCGAGGCCGGCCGGGTTGTGACGGCCGCAGCCGTAACACCAGGCGAAATCGTCGGCGTACCGGTCCTGGACGGCGATCGCTCCCGCCGGCGGCCGGCCCTCCCCAGCCGCCGGCGGGCTCTGGGCGCCTCGATCCGCGGTCACCTTCTCGACCCCCCTGCCCATGCGGGCGCTCCGGCGTGTACCGACCCGCGACCCGATGCCGACCTGCCGACGCCCGGTTCAGCGAATGCGACGCCGACATGCCGACACGCGACGCGCGCCCGGCCGCCGGCCTGCCTCGAGGCGTGGCCCCGGCGGGCGCCCCTCCTGGGTGCGACGGGCGACTTCTGCTTCGGAGGGGCGACTTCCACCGCCGCCGGGCGCCCCTCCTGCGTGCGACGAGCGACTTCTGCTTCCGACGGGCGACCCCTCCCGCGTGCGACGGGCGACTTCCGCTCCCGCCGGGTGCTCCCCTGCCTCCGTTGGACGGCCCCCGTCCCGCGCCGGATGATCGCCCCCGCGGCGGGTTCCAGCCGGCCCCCGCGGCGGGTTCCAGCCGCCCCCGCGGCTGGTTCTGGCCGGCCCCCGCAGCTGGTTCCAGCCGCCGACCAGGCCTCGACGGCGGCCCGGCTTCGCGTCGGCCCTGCCTTCGGCCCCCGTCTCGTCCACCCAGACCCCCTGCGCGCGCACCCCCGTCCAGCCCGCCCGTCCCGGCCCCGCCGCGTCCGCCGTCCTGCACACCCGCCCATGGCCACGGCATATCGTGGGGTAGTCGTCACGGCCGGGACGTCAGGATTCCTGACACGGTCCCGTGACACGATCCCGGTCCATGGAGTCTCGACGGGGGGTCCGAGGCATGAGGGGAATCGACCGAGGCGGGGCGGTGGCGGCCGCTGGCGCCTGGGAGAACGAAGCGGCGCCCGGTCCGGTGCAGGGGCCGGTGCCCGGACCGACCAGCCGGCGCACGGCCCGCCGGGCCGGCGGCGCGGGCCGCGTTCTTCCCGCGCTGGTGGCCATCCTGATGGCCGCCCTGGTGCTGGCGGCCTGCGGGAGCGCAGGCGGACCCGGTGGCGGGACCGCGCCGGGTGCGGCGACGGGCGGGTCGGACGGGGGTGCGGCCGGCGGGTCGAGCGGCGCCGCCGGGGACTGTAGCCGGCGACCGGGCCTCGCCGGGGTGCCGCCCCTGCCGCAGGAGGTCACGGTCAAGATCGCGGAAGACGGCGCCCCCTCGGGAGCGGGCTTCTACATCGCCACCGAGAAGGGCTACTTCCGTGACCTGTGCATCAAGCCGGAGTTCGTCACCTTCGAGTCGAGCGCGTACATGCTGCCGGCCCTGGCCGCCGACCAGGTCCAGGTGGCCGGCGGGGTGCTCAGCGTCGGGCTCTGGAACGCCATCCAGAGCGGGCTCGACCTGCGTCTCGTCGCCACCAAGGGCGAGAACATCCCGGGGCGTTCGTACTTCAACCTGACGGTGGCCGCCGACAAGGCCGATGCGATCAAGGACTACAAGGACCTCAAGGGCAAGCGCATCGCCATCACGGCGGAGGCCTCGCTGGACGAGCAGTTCGTCGACCTCGCCCTCCAGCACGCGGGCCTCAGCCGCGACGACGTGGAGTACGTGATCATCAAGTCCTTCGGCGACATGAACGCCGCCCTGGCCAACGGGGCCGTCGACCTGGCGATGCACATCGAGCCCTTGATCACCCAGGCGGAGGCCCAGGGCATCCTCAAGCGCTTCGGCGACGCCGCCCGGGACTACGCCCCCGGCTTCCAGATCGCCGAGGTGCTGGCGAGCCCGCGCTTCGTGGCCGACAAGGAGCTCTCCCAGCGCTTCATGCTGGCCTACGTGAAGGCCCTGCGGGACTACAACGACGCCTTCGTGCAGCGGGACGAGGCGAAGATGGCCGAGATCATCCCGATCATGACCAAGTACACCGCGCTCAAGGACCCCGAGCTCTGGAAGAAGGTGTACGTCCCGGGGTTGAATCCCGATGGACGGCTCAACGTGGAGAGCCTCAAGGCGCAGCTCGATTGGTACCGCGAGCGGGGCTACTTCACGGGCGAGATCGATCTGGACGCGGTGGTCGACCAGTCGCTGGTGGAGTACGCGGTGCGGGTCCTCGGTCCCTATGAGCCGGGGAAGTAGGGCGCACGGCTGGCGCCGGGTGCCGGGTGAAGCTTGGGGGCGGTCGCAGGCGGCTGGGGGTGTCCGGGTCCCACTCCCGCGGCCCGGCGGCCGCTCCCGTTCCCGTCGGCGATCCCCGCCCACCCCGCCGTCGTCGGCGTCGCCGCCGTCCGGTCCACGCTGCGACGGCGCCGGATCGGGGGCCTCGGCCGTCGGCGGGAGGGGGATGGCCCCCGGGGGGTCGCGGTCGCCGGCGCGGACCCGGCCCCGCGGCGACCGAGCGCTGCGGACCAGGGGGGAGTGCCATGAGCCGTTGGCAGCCCGGTCAGGGCGACGGTCGACCCCGGTGGCGGGTAGCCGGCCGGCTGGCGCCGGTGGTCGATCGATCCGATGGATCGTCCGCGAACCCGCGGGCCGTGGCCCCGGTGGAGCCCGCGGTCACCGGGGACGAACGCGGCTCCGCCGACCCGCGGCACCGGCGGGGCCGGCGGCAGCAGCACGGCCGCCGGCCCCGCCGCGGACCGGTGCTGGACCGAGAGCGGTGGCTCTCCATCGTCAGCCCCATCGGCCTGCTGCTGATCTGGGAGGTGCTGGTGCGGCTGGGCTGGTTGGACGTCCGGTTCTTCCCGCCGCCCAGCCGGATCGCCGTCCGCTTCGCCGCCATGGTGGCCGACGGCACCCTGGTCCAGCACCTGGGCATCAGCCTCTTGCGGGTGCTCCTCGGCTTCGCAGCGGGCGCCGTGCCGGCGGTGGTCCTCGGCCTGACCATGGGGCTGTTCCCGGTGGTGCGGGCGGTCCTGGAGCCCGTGGTGGCCGCGATCTATCCCATCCCCAAGATCGCCCTGCTGCCGCTGCTCCTGATGATCTTCGGCGTCGGCGAGACCTTCAAGGTGGTCACCATCGCCCTGGGCTGCTTCACCCTGGTGCTGGTGAACACCGTGGCCGGCGTGGTCAACATCGAGCGCATCTACATCGACGTGGCGCGCAACTTCGGCGCCTCGCGCCTGGACTTCTACCGCACGGTGGCGTGGCCGGGCGCCCTGCCCATGATCTTCGCCGGCCTGAAGCTGGGCATGGGCGTGTCGCTGCTGCTCATCGTGGCCGCGGAGATGATCGGCGCCCGCAGCGGCCTGGGCTACCTGATCTGGAACTCCTACCAGGTCTGGGACATGGCCGCCATGTACATCGGCCTGGTGCTGATGAGCTTCTTCGGCTACGTCTTCACGATGGCGCTCAACGAGCTGGAACGGGTGGTGCTGCCCTGGCGGCCCCGGTAGCGGCGCGGGCAGGGACGGGCGCACACCGGCGCGGCGGGAAGCTGGCCGACCACCGCCGGACGCCGCGTCGTGGGGCGTGCCACGTCCGGACCGGGCCGCTGGGCCCTCTGTGGCGCCCCGGCCCGGGGGCGCGGCAGGGCGGTCCGCGCGCGGGTGCGGCCGGCGGCGGGGATCGTCCCGACGCGACCCACGCGCCGGCGGCGGGCCTCGGGCGGCGAGGGTGGGTGGACGGCCCGGCTTGGGAGCGGCGTGGCGAGGGACGGCTTCAGGGGGGATCGCGATGACCACACCGTGGAAGATCCGGATTCGCGGCCTGCGCAAGGAATTCGCCACCCGGCGGCGCGTGATCACCGCCCTTGACGGCGTCGACCTGGAGGTCGCCGAGGGCGAGTTCGTCTGCCTCGTCGGCCCCTCCGGCTGCGGCAAGACCACCCTGCTGCGCATCCTGGCCGGCCTGGAGACGCCGACGGCGGGCACCATCGAGGTGGCGCGCCGTGATCCCTCCCGGCCCTTGCAGGCCATGGTGTTCCAGGAGCAGTCGGTGTTCCCCTGGATGACCGTCCGCCGCAACATCGGCTACGGCCTGGCCCTCCGGCGGGTGCCCCGCGCCGAGCGGGAGCGCATCGTCGACCGCTACCTCAAGCTGGTGGGCCTCGAACCCTTCGCCGACGCCTACCCCCACCAGCTCTCGGGCGGCATGAAGCAGCGGGTCAGCGTCGCCCGCGCCTTCGCCGTCGACCCCGAGATCCTGCTGATGGACGAACCCTTCGCGGCCCTGGACGAGCAGAACAAGCTGCTGCTGGCCGAGGAGCTGTTGCGCCTCTGGGAGTCCAACCGCAAGACGGTGCTCTACGTCACCCACTCCATCGACGAGGCGATCCACCTGGCCGACCGCATCGTGGTCTTCACGGCCTCGCCGGGGCGGATCAAGGCGGAGGTGCCGGTGACCATCCCGCGGCACCGCGACCTGGACAGCCTGCGGGCGCACCCCGCCTACGCCGCCATCTACCAGCGGGTCTGGCAGGCCCTGCGCGACGAGGTGCTGGCCGCACGCCGGCACGAGGAGCGGGAGCGGGTGGCCGGACGGCGGTAGCCGGTTCGTCCGGCGGGAGGGGGTGCCATCGCCCCGCTGGCGGAGGCCAAGGCGGGGCGCTATACTGGAACCGCTGCGGAGGGAGGCCGCGGGGGCGCGGACCTCCCTCCCGCCGTGTCTGGGAAGTTGCACGACCGCAACCTTCTTGCGGGGAGGAAAGTCCGTGACGGGTGGGGTGCGGGACCGGGGGTTCCAGACGGTGGACCCTCGTGCAGCCAGCCTGCGAGGGGCCTGGCTGGGCATCGCCGCCTACGCGCTGCTGAGCGCGGTGAAGATCGCGGTCGGCTGGCGGGCGGGCTCGCGGGCGGTCCTGGCCGACGGCCTCAACAACCTGACCGACGTGCTGGCGTCGGTGGCGGTGCTGTGGGGCATCCGGGCGGCGGCCCGGCCGGCCGACGCCGAGCACCGTTACGGCCACGGGCGGGCGGAGACCGTCGCCCAGCTGGTGGTGGGGACGGTGATGGGGCTGGTGGGGCTCGACGTTTGCGTCGGCGCCCTCCAGGCGGCGCTCACCCCGCGGCTCGAACCGCCCGCGCCCTATGCGGCGCTGGTCGCCCTCGCCGCGGCCGCCGTCATGGCCGCAGTCTACCTCTACAACGGCGCCCTGGCGCGGCGCACCGGCAGCCTGGCGCTGCGGGCCGCCGCCCGCGACCACCGCGCCGATGTCCTGGTCAGCCTGGGCACGGCGGTCGGCATCTGGGGGGCCCAACGGGGCTGGCCCTGGCTTGACCCCGTGGCGGGCATGGTGGTCGGCGTGCTGGTGGTGCGCACGGCCTGGCGGTTGCTGGTCGAGGCCACCCACGACCTGCTGGACGGCTTCGAGCCCGAGCGCCTGCAGCGGCTGCGCAGGCGGATCGCAGGGGTGCCGGGTGTCCAGGGGGTCCGGGACCTGCGCGGACGGCGCCTGGGCAAGGCGTCCGCCATCGACGTGACCATCACCGTCGATCCCGACCTCACCGTGGAACAGTCCCACGCCGTGGCGGACCGGGTCGAGCAGGCGCTGCGGCGCGACCCCGACATCCAGCTGGTGCACGTGCACGTCGAGCCCCACTCCGCGCCGGCCGGCCGCCCCCCCGTCGGGACCGCCGCCGCGGATGTCGGTGCGCCCGGCTCCGGCGGCCGAGGGGAGCGCGGCGATCGCCCCCTCCCTCCGGGGGATGGCGGTCCGTCGGGCACGAACGACCCGCCCGGCGACCCCACGGCCCCCGGTGGCCGGTCCGCGGCCCGGTCGTAGGCCGGCGCCTCAGCCGTCCCCGTGGACCGCGTCGTGGTGCGCCCCCGGGGCCTGGAGGTACCGCTCGGGATCCCGCTCGAACTGCTTGCGGCAGTACGGGCAGCAGAAATAATAGGTGGTGCCGCGGTAGACCACCGTCTCGACGCCCATCTCCTCGGCGGTCGACTCGTCGATGGTCATGCCGCACACGGGATCGACGGCCACGGTGACACCGCCTCCCTGGATTCGCGAAGGGCCCCGGTGCGGCGGCGCTGCCGCGCCCGAGGCGGATCGCCCTAGGGAGGGTTTTGGCGCCCCGTTGCGGCATCCCTGCCAAGCCGCGGGGCAGGAGGAAGATGTCATGGCCCGCCAACGGACCCAGCCAGCGCCCCTCGAGCCCGGCCAAGTGGTGGAGCTCGAACCCCACGGCGTCGCCGCCGGCGGCGACGCCGTGGCCCGGTACGACGGCATGGTGGTCTTCGTTCCTTGGGTGGCGCCCGGCGACCGCGTGCGCGCCCGCGTGACGGAGGTCAAACGGCGGTTCGCGCGGGCCCAGCCCGTGGCGGTGGTGGCGCCCGGGCCCCACCGCGTCGAACCGCGGTGTCCCTTCTTCGCCCGCTGCGGCGGTTGTCGGCTGCAGCACCTCGCCTATCCCCAGCAGCTGGCGTGGAAGCGCCAGATGGTGATCGACGCCCTGGAGCGCATCGCCCGGATCCCCTCGCCACCGGTGGCGGAGGCGGTGGGGATGGACCCGCCCTGGCACTACCGCAACAAGGCCGCCATCCCCGTGCGACGGCTCCCGTCCGGCCGGGTGGCCATGGGCTTCTTCGCAGCCGGGACCCACCAGGTGGTCGACCTGGGGTGGACGGGCTGCGCCATCCAGCACCCGGTGATCGACCAGGTCATCGCCGCCCTCCGGCGCTGGTTGGAGGAGGACCCCGACGGCCGGGCCACCTCGACCTATGACGAGGCGCGCCATGAGGGGCTGCTGCGGCACCTGGTGGTCCGGGTGGGCCTGCGCAGCGGGGAGGCGCTGGCCGGCCTGGTGGTCAACGGCGACGGCCTGCCGGGCGAGGACCGGCTGGCTCGCTACCTGCGGCGGGAGGTCCCCGCCCTGGTCGGGGTGGTGAAGAACGTGAACCGCCGCCCGGGCAACACGATCCTCGGCCCGGAGACGCACCCCCTCGACGGTCGGCCCTGGATCGTCGACCGGCTGGGCGGCCTGCGCTTTCGCATCAGCTTGACGTCGTTCTACCAGGTGAACCCGATCCAGGCCGAGCGCCTCTATCGCCTGGCCCTGGACCACGCCCTGGGCGAGCC
The sequence above is drawn from the Thermaerobacter sp. FW80 genome and encodes:
- a CDS encoding PaaI family thioesterase, with product MTADRGAQSPPAAGEGRPPAGAIAVQDRYADDFAWCYGCGRHNPAGLGLKTHWDGEGTVTRFRPRPEHMAVPGYVYGGLIASLIDCHSMATASLALYHRDGHRLGDPEPVPRCVTASLQVDYLRPTPLGPELVVRGRVVELGARKAVVESELYANGVLCARGRVVAVPAPPTMTGASPGQGEG
- a CDS encoding ABC transporter substrate-binding protein, which encodes MRGIDRGGAVAAAGAWENEAAPGPVQGPVPGPTSRRTARRAGGAGRVLPALVAILMAALVLAACGSAGGPGGGTAPGAATGGSDGGAAGGSSGAAGDCSRRPGLAGVPPLPQEVTVKIAEDGAPSGAGFYIATEKGYFRDLCIKPEFVTFESSAYMLPALAADQVQVAGGVLSVGLWNAIQSGLDLRLVATKGENIPGRSYFNLTVAADKADAIKDYKDLKGKRIAITAEASLDEQFVDLALQHAGLSRDDVEYVIIKSFGDMNAALANGAVDLAMHIEPLITQAEAQGILKRFGDAARDYAPGFQIAEVLASPRFVADKELSQRFMLAYVKALRDYNDAFVQRDEAKMAEIIPIMTKYTALKDPELWKKVYVPGLNPDGRLNVESLKAQLDWYRERGYFTGEIDLDAVVDQSLVEYAVRVLGPYEPGK
- a CDS encoding ABC transporter permease, yielding MSRWQPGQGDGRPRWRVAGRLAPVVDRSDGSSANPRAVAPVEPAVTGDERGSADPRHRRGRRQQHGRRPRRGPVLDRERWLSIVSPIGLLLIWEVLVRLGWLDVRFFPPPSRIAVRFAAMVADGTLVQHLGISLLRVLLGFAAGAVPAVVLGLTMGLFPVVRAVLEPVVAAIYPIPKIALLPLLLMIFGVGETFKVVTIALGCFTLVLVNTVAGVVNIERIYIDVARNFGASRLDFYRTVAWPGALPMIFAGLKLGMGVSLLLIVAAEMIGARSGLGYLIWNSYQVWDMAAMYIGLVLMSFFGYVFTMALNELERVVLPWRPR
- a CDS encoding ABC transporter ATP-binding protein, translating into MTTPWKIRIRGLRKEFATRRRVITALDGVDLEVAEGEFVCLVGPSGCGKTTLLRILAGLETPTAGTIEVARRDPSRPLQAMVFQEQSVFPWMTVRRNIGYGLALRRVPRAERERIVDRYLKLVGLEPFADAYPHQLSGGMKQRVSVARAFAVDPEILLMDEPFAALDEQNKLLLAEELLRLWESNRKTVLYVTHSIDEAIHLADRIVVFTASPGRIKAEVPVTIPRHRDLDSLRAHPAYAAIYQRVWQALRDEVLAARRHEERERVAGRR
- a CDS encoding cation diffusion facilitator family transporter — encoded protein: MTGGVRDRGFQTVDPRAASLRGAWLGIAAYALLSAVKIAVGWRAGSRAVLADGLNNLTDVLASVAVLWGIRAAARPADAEHRYGHGRAETVAQLVVGTVMGLVGLDVCVGALQAALTPRLEPPAPYAALVALAAAAVMAAVYLYNGALARRTGSLALRAAARDHRADVLVSLGTAVGIWGAQRGWPWLDPVAGMVVGVLVVRTAWRLLVEATHDLLDGFEPERLQRLRRRIAGVPGVQGVRDLRGRRLGKASAIDVTITVDPDLTVEQSHAVADRVEQALRRDPDIQLVHVHVEPHSAPAGRPPVGTAAADVGAPGSGGRGERGDRPLPPGDGGPSGTNDPPGDPTAPGGRSAARS
- a CDS encoding YHS domain-containing protein; this encodes MAVDPVCGMTIDESTAEEMGVETVVYRGTTYYFCCPYCRKQFERDPERYLQAPGAHHDAVHGDG
- the rlmD gene encoding 23S rRNA (uracil(1939)-C(5))-methyltransferase RlmD, coding for MARQRTQPAPLEPGQVVELEPHGVAAGGDAVARYDGMVVFVPWVAPGDRVRARVTEVKRRFARAQPVAVVAPGPHRVEPRCPFFARCGGCRLQHLAYPQQLAWKRQMVIDALERIARIPSPPVAEAVGMDPPWHYRNKAAIPVRRLPSGRVAMGFFAAGTHQVVDLGWTGCAIQHPVIDQVIAALRRWLEEDPDGRATSTYDEARHEGLLRHLVVRVGLRSGEALAGLVVNGDGLPGEDRLARYLRREVPALVGVVKNVNRRPGNTILGPETHPLDGRPWIVDRLGGLRFRISLTSFYQVNPIQAERLYRLALDHALGEPAPGARDGDFWLIDAYAGIGTLALLAAALLRAAAARHRPGAGRWRVTAIEVVPEAVADARINAALNGLAGVEFLTGSVEEVLPRLAAAFRRGEGGQGRPPAAEAATGPDDDPPVPAAGDDRRRPDVIILDPPRKGCDPAALAACLELAPRRIVYVSCNPVTLARDLAVLCATGSPAAPPLPAAVAGSGTGRPGAARSGHLRSRYRLVSVRPVDMFPHTAHVECVALLQRDEPAPPTGRTGE